The Cervus elaphus chromosome 9, mCerEla1.1, whole genome shotgun sequence genomic interval GGATCAAAAGTGTGAGTTGTAAGTGAATGTGATTTTTCAAGCTATACTGATATTTTCCAAGGGACAGTGATACTTAAAATTGTAGTTTAGTCCAAAAACAATACCTTTTTTCCCACTTTGGTAGAAATAGCTATTTTTGAAGGCAAATTCTCTAGTTTTCAAACTAATTTGTCAGTGTTGAGCATTTTCTAGACTTTGTCCATGTCTGTTGACCTTTGTTAATTGAGAACCTAAAATCATGTAACTTAAAAGAAATATGTCTTTAAGGTGCAAGCTGAAACCAGGAACTTTGTAAATGCCATTACAAAGccttaacattaaaattttttaacatatttctctaatctataaaaaaagaactgggggcttccctggtggctcagttggtcataactttccttccaaggagtaagcgtcttttaatttcatggctgcagtcaccatctgcagtgattttggagcccaaaaaaatgaagtctgacactgtttccccatctatttgccatgaagtgatgggaccagatgccatgatgttagttttctgaatgttgagctttaagccagctttttcactctcctctttcactttcatcaagagggtttttagttcctcttcactttctgccataagggtggtgtcatctgcatatatgagcttattgataattctcctggcaatcttgattccagcttgtgcttcttccagcccagcgtttctcatgatgtattctgcataaaagttaaataaagaccaacctagatagcatattaaaaagcagagacattactttgccaacaaaggtccgtctagtcaaggctatggtttttccagtggtcatgtatggatgtgagagttggactgtgaagaaagctgagcactgaaaaactgatgcttttgaactgtggtgttggagaagactcttgagagtccgttggactgcaaggagatccaaccagtccgtcctaaaggagatcaatcctgggtgttcactggaaggagtgatgctgaagctgaaactccaatactttggccacctcatgcgaagagttgactcattggaaaagaccctgatgctggaagggattgggggcaggaggagaaggggacgacaaaggatgagatggctgggtggcatcactaacctgatggacatgagtttgggtaaactccgggagttggtgatggacagggaggcctggcgtgctgcaattcatggggtcgcagagtcggacacgactgagcgactgaactgaactgaactggtggctcagtggtaaagaatccacccaccagtacaggagacatgagttcaatccctggtctgggcaggtcccacatgctgcagagcagctaagcccaagcaccacaactactgaacccatgttccacaactactgaagcccttgcaccacaactagagagtagcccccactcactgcaactggagaaaagcctgcacaacaccgaagacccagcacagcctaaaataaataacacttctttttttttttttttttttttttgtaagaaaaaagCTCTAAGGGCCACACATTGCAGTGAATTGTTACACCTCTTAAGTCTCTTAATCAGGAAGagttctcctttcctctttctccccaaACTGGATATTTCTGATTATGTCCTCTATATATCATTTAGTGTGtcctctgtccctttctcttATCCTTCTTCTATAAACTGCTAATTAGATGAAAAGATTTGTTAGGGTTTTTTTTTAgcaaagaatattttataattggTATTGCCTCTTATTGCATCATATCAGAACTCATGGTATCCAGGTGTCTCTTTTAAGATGTTAAGATTTATCAACTTGATCTTCCTTTATAAAGTTGCCCAGCACATCTATTTAGTCTTAAAATTATCCCCTTCAGGTTTCTTCTTAGTTACAGAAAAAAGGGGGGGTCACTTAATGGGGAAACCTGCTGCATAccaccttaaccaagtgatcaaaaTTAACATCCATAATCAGACACACTGTCATCATATGCCTCCTGAAGTGATTCACTGAGGACAAGCATCAGTTACAAAATACATCATCCAAAAATAAACTTTGTGAATCTAACCATGAGAAAACAACAGACAAACTAAAACTGAGATGTAATCTGTAAAACATTTGACCTGGGACTTTTCAAACCTGGAAAGATGAAGAAAGGCCAAGGGACTGGTCCAGGTTAAAGAAGATGAAGGAAACACAGTCTGAGGGCATAATCCTGGACGGGAAATTTTAAAGTGGCTGCTGTAAAGGATATTATTGGACTAGTTGGTAAAATTCTGCACATGAATTATAtgttagataataaatatttaatcctGGTTTTGATCATGTTAGGGAAAGTCCCAAGTTCTATGACACTCTGAAGTGTATAGGAAAAAAGGGTCTGACACCTGCAATTTCCTCTCAAGTAGTTTCCTCTCAATATTCttgatgaaacacacacacacccttacagagaggagaaaggaagcaAATGTGACAGAACTTTAACAGATAGTAAAGAGTATAGGGAAGCTCATCATTTTTACACTAATTCTTACAACTTTTGagtttgaaattttttcaaaGCTAGAAGTTGAAAACAAATATTCACTTTTCACCTAATATTTTAGTAACGATTAATTGTCATTGCCTAAGTGCATTAATTTACTATTGGTTTCAGAATGGTGACTTTCTGACTCTAGCATTTTCTTCATAATAAATGAAACTTAGAATAAAGTTTGTAGGGTTATTCTGGAAAGAACTTTCCTTTATCACAACTATTTATTAGTAATAAAATGTTCATAAAGGAGGGGACAGGATGATAcaggctggatttttttttttacaaattttcagAATAACAAAATTATATCCTCGCCACCTCTGGTAGAGACCATTGACCTTTTTTTAGTAACATTATGGACTCATGGCTTTGTTTTATATTTGGTGTATTTCAACTGATTGTAATCATTACTCTTTATTAAATTGTTCCATCATAAGCCAGTGGGAACCTTTTTAAGTGGAACCTTTCTATGTGGTAGATTCCTTCCTTTCTGGTATAAGCTGTTCCAGGCTTATGCTGAAACATTTCTTGTTCTACACTGAACATATTTCCCAAAGGAGTCCTGGTTTCTTATACAGAGGAATTTTAATACTAGAGGACTCATTGCTCCTGAGTTGTTAGTGACTCTAGGCAATTTTGGTGGCTCAATCTAggggaaagtttaaaaaataagaacatacTGTATTCCCAATTCCTAATTGTTCTTAGGTAAGGAGATAAATTCTTTACTgtattatgtgtatgtatatgtgcatttGGGTGCGTGTGGTTACTCTGAAGCTAGTATGAGGAATCTTACAAGGCCTCTAAGTGTTGAATATCTGTCAGGCCCAGAATCTCCTGGCTTCTTTCTTCGTTTCTAGGTCTTCATGCTCAGAACCCTGCCAAACCAGGAGAGAGACACACAAAAGAAAGAATGGCTGCAGGATTGCTGACAACCTGGTCACAGGTATGTGGGAAGTTactgtttccaaaaaaaaaaaaatcactgttccCAAAGGGTACATCTCTTGTCCATGACCCAGAGCTTCACAGCCCAACAAGGCTAGCGTCAGGCTTCCTCAGTTCTTTGGGCTTCTTAgaatgggagagagagaatgTTTAAGGAAAGGCTTCAatatttgttttgtgtttcagATAATCCCCCAGGGTGAGTGTTAGTTCCATATTCTGCTGGGTGCCATGAAGGAACATAAAGACTTTTTTTCACCAGGAAAAACATTCATTTCCcaagtatttttctccttctgtagTATGCTCAATCTGTACTAGATCTTGAATAAGATTGGAAGACTCCTTGTAACCTAGTTGTGGCAATATCAGCTCAGCTGTGTTAGACAAGCTTCTAAAAACCATGAGCCTGAAAGAGATGGTCCAGTGAGTGAAAACGGAAGTGGAAAGTTCCAAGAACTTGGATGAAATGATGAAAGACCTCTGAAGAATGTCTGAGCTTACTGCACATTGGGTCTTCCCCCCAAGTCCTCTCAGCCTCACCCATCATCTTTCTGGTTCAGAGTTAGAGATAGTTCTTGGCTGAACCTGAATGTATACATGGTGTTTTAGGACTTGGTCACCTTCGAGGAAGTGTCAGTGGACTTCTCACAGGAGGAGTGGGCCCTGCTGGCCCCCGCTCAGAAAATCCTGTACAGAGATGTGATGTTGGAGAACTTTAGGAACCTGGCCTCAGTGGGTAAAGTTGGCCTCATTCCTTCATATTCATTTGTTCATGCATGTACTAGTTCTTCATCACTTATCTGTCCCAGGAACTGAAAAGAACAGCTATATATGGTAAACACAGAATGGACGGTTCCTGCCCTTGTGGGGCAGTCTTACCACTTCCCAAGAAAATTCACTGATTGTATTTTCTCAGTCCTTAAAATTTAGGTAATGTACAGATCTTGGGCTTAGAATTCAAGGGTCAGATCATGTGGGAAAAGGTATGTGGGTGTTTGTCTTATGGTGCTCTGTGAAAGGGCTATGTAATCTGATTCTTTTGCTGCTCTTGCCTATCTTCAGAATCCTTGaaaaccaaagtattggaatcaGTTTTGTGGAAAGATTCCTTGTCTCCTTCACAGTCTCCCCACATCATGTGTCTTTCCCCATGAGCAGGGTATCATCTCTGCAAACACAGTCCGATCACTGAGGTGGCGCAGGAAGAGCTGAGGCCAGAGGGGAGAGGAATTCTCCAAAGTGCTTGTACAGGTGAGCCCCACACAGGAAGGGATCATTGTACAGAATAGCCACAGCCACAGCCTGTGGTACAGTTTATTAGTCATTGTGAGATAAGAAGGCTGAGACCATTACATGAGCTTTCTGTCTGAAGCCTCCAGAATTCTATGTAAAATACCTCTCATTTCCGTTGCTTGTTCCTATCATTGGCATCTTTTCCCAGAACCAAGTTCCTAAATTAATTTCTCTGATCACTGGTTACATCTTCTCTCTCACATTTTCTTCCTATATTTAGTGTTATTAATTGAAAAGAAATCCATAGCATGCCTGCCTCCTTTTTTCTGCCCCTACTTTTTCTcccataattataaaaaatttccCCATTCACTTTCAGATGGGGCTACTCAACTTAACTCAAAAGATGTAATTCTCATGCAGAATGTTCCTGGAGAAAAAACTGCCAATGGCATAAAAATGGTGAGATTCACTAGAAATGATTCCTGTTTTTTAAGACTGGGAGAGCTCTGTGAATTTCAAGGAATTAAAACAGGAGCAGCACCCAAGCAAGAGGAGACACTTGAGGCAAGTAGAATTCACTCATCAGAAAGCTGCATCAGGAAATCCTTTATTAATCCCATAAAATTGGAGAAATCTCCAAACCTACCTCAACACTTGCAGCTTGCAGAGAGTATCAAAAACTAACATTTACTCggtcttccctggtagtgcagtggtagagaatctgcctgccaatgcaggagatgcagattcaatccttgggttgggaagttcccttggaaaaagaaatggctactcactccagtattcttacctaagaaatcccatggacagaggagcctggtgggctgcaatccatagggtcacaaaagagacacaacatagcaactaaacaacaacaacaaacatttacttaaaTGTCATTCCACtattaagtatttaataaatCATTCATTCTTCACCCATGATTAGAAAAACTCTATAATTAGGATGCCCTTTGATGGAATGAATTCCATGGGGCCTTAGGAAGAGTATTCAGCTATTTCAACATGAAAGAATAAGgcaaaaaatatacacacaccctGAAAATGGCAAAAATGTTAGTCATAATAATATACTTCCTATATATGGCAGGATCCACATGGAAATGAGTTCCTGTGTAATAAAAGTGAGAAAGCCTTTGTGCATGTTAAGTCCCTTCAGGCGTGTCACTTCAGGTcgcactctgtgcgaccctatggtctgtagcctgccaggctcctctgtccgtgggattctccaggcaagaatactggagtgggttgccatgcccttctccaggggattttcccaacccagggatcaaacccaggtctcctgcattgcaggcagactctttactgtttgagctaccagggaagccccaagaaagcCTTTAGTCATCACTTAACTCCTTTGTCTGTAGGCACCAACCCACCCTGGTGAGAAACCATTGGAACGTAAtcattgtagaaaattcttcagaaAGAATTATTGCCTTACTCGTACAAGATATTGCAAGGGCGAGAAATGCTATGAATATAAAGAATATGGGAAAGACTTTGGCCATCCCTCAACTCTTAGGAGTCATGTGAGTTCTCACATTGGAGAGAATATTCTTGAATTCAGTGATTGTGGAAAAACTTTCAATCAAGAGTCATCCCTTAGGAAAGACTTCAGAACTCTCACAGGAGAAAAATCTGAGTGTAATCAACATCTTATGTCCTTCAAATTACACTCTTCCTTCTCAGTACATGAACAAATACCTACTGAAGAGAAACTCCATGAATGCAGTGACTGTGGAAAAAGATCTTCCCATAGTGTCCACAAAAAAATGTGTACTATGAAAGAAAGCTCAAAATGTAATGGACATGGGAAAGTTTTCACTGGCCCCTTGTCCCTTCAGATATGTATGAGacctcacactggagagaaagcTTATGAATGTAGGGATTGTGggaaagcttttgtttttcagtcttcCCTTAAGAAACACGTAAGAtcacacactggagagaaaccttatgagTGTAATCACTGCGGAAAATCCTTCAGCCAGAGCTCTCATCTTAACGTTCACAAAagaactcacactggagagaaaccttatgacTGTAAGGAATGTGGCAAGGCTTTCACCGTTCCTTCATCCCTTCAGAAACATATGAGAAcccatactggagagaaaccctatgaatgcaGTGACTGTGGGAAAGCCTTTATTGATCAGTCATCCCTTAAGAAACATACCCGatctcacactggagagaaaccttatgagTGTAatcactgtggaaaatccttcagcACAGGCTCTTATCTCATTGTGCACAAGAGAGCCCACACTGGAGAGAAAACCTATGcatgtaaagaatgtgggaaggcctttagGAATTCCTCTTGCCTAAGAGTGCATATGAGAactcacacaggggagaagccttataaatgtatcCAGTGTGGAAAAGCATTTAGCACTAGCACTAACCTTATAATGCACAAGCGAATACATACTGGGCAGAAGCTCTGTGAATGAAATGACTACAAGCTAGCCTTAAGGGCCCCTTCCCCCCTCAGGCATTTTCGAACACACTCTGGATAGAAACCATATTACGACCAATTTAGAAAGCCATCGGGCACAACTCTTGAGTTAGATTACACTGGGGCAAACATTGTAAATGTTATGGTTCTGTGGTTATATTTATCAGTGAGTGTTTAATCTTTAAAGTGTGATAACTCGTTAGTTGATAAGTATTAAAGATTATATAGCACTCTAAATTCCCCTTAATCTACATCacaaaggttttttgttttttttttttttagtatttatttatttatgtatttatttggctacaaCAAGTAttaattgtggcatgtaggagcctctgtcttcattgtggcatacaAGATCTTTAATCACAAcatacaggatctagttccctgaccaggaattgaacctaggccctCTGTAtcaggagtgtggagtcttagacACAAGACCACAAGGGAAGTACCTCACTAAAGTTCAGGTATGTAATGTTTTTCTTATAAGTAAGTactaaatattttgcatttctcaTCAAGATATCTTGGACTGAACTATAGGTTATTTAGAAATACGTATTTTAATGTGCAGACTGGGCATATTTTAGTTATCTTTTAGTTATAGATTTCTAACTGAATTGCATTGTCCACAGAATGCCTGATCTTCATGACATAAAATTCAATAACATAcaaacagaaaattattagagacTTGCTCTGTGGCCTAATGTGAGAGATACAGGAAGTTGCTGTCCCAGTATCCATTTCTCCCTTGCTTCCTTCAAGTAACAAAACTACAGTTGTGTTCAAATTAGCAGTGTAGACAGTTTCTGAGGACTCATCTCCCAGCTTTCCTTGCAGCTGTGAGTGCCCATGAGCTCACAGTCTTGGCCTGTGAGAAAGAAGCAAGAGGTCACTGCTTGTGGGttctaaagaattccatggaaatgGGAGCATGGCATCTGGCATTTTCACTTTACCATCTGCCCTCAggtttatctcttttttcttagaGAATAGACCAATAAAATGACATTCATAGATTACTGATTATATAATAGACACATAAGGTATTTTTTGGCTGTATATAAACAACTATGAGTTGCTTGTTTCTGAATTTCATGtaacatgagaaaaataaactccTAACTGGTTTAAATCACTCGTGTGGGAAGAATCTGTTACAGTGGATTTCAGTGTTAACTGATGCATCACATATATGGTCAAGCTTTAAGAATCCTTCAAGGAAGAGGGAGCATATGTattcttatggctgattcatgttgttgtatggcagaaaccaacacaacattgtaaagcagttcttctccaatcaaaaaaaaatttaatgatatCCCTGTGTATGAGGTACTGTCCAAATTTTACAGATGTCTGATTCAGGCTTTCAAAAAGAAactgacttgcccaaggacatAAAATGGCTGGACTCAAATTTAGGTGTTCTGACTTTAGATCCTATGCTTTTATTGTATAAAGAtgccatttttaaagttaaatttctgctatacatgttaaaatattttgaaggatATGACAATATCTAGTATAGGCTTTGACCATTATAAACTGTCATACTTCATCCAAGTCACTAGAAGAAATGATTTAAAACTTTCATTCTGGTAATGATAAAAACTTTGTGAGAGGTTAGACTCAAGTTTGAATATGTATTTTTGGCCAGAGAAGAATTTTCTTGTTTCAGACCATTAAAAGccttcaaatattttgttttaatgatcTTTGGAATTATAGGCTTTGACCATAATAGTGGGGATACATTCAGAATATTCAACAGATATCTAAAGTaaagaagtcaagtgggactctgagcttccactgcatgagccatgagtttgatccctggtcagggaactaagatcttgcaagccatgtcacacagccaaaacaaagtcaaatatataaataaacgagaaaacatacatattcttttttttaaaaagagtaaattatTCCTTGCTTacatataatattaatttttaaaagtagtatTGAAGGTTATAGTGAGGAATTCACATATACTGATTCAAAGATTCAGATagcaaactggagaacaattctAGCACAGAGAACTTTGAACCATCAGTTAATGAGTCTAAGTTAATTGTTAtcaatttggttttttttaattaatttttatatacttttttggctgcaccatacagcatctgagatcttagttccctgaccaagggttgaACAATGTGTATTCTGTAATTGTTGAgtataggtcagttttcattccagtcccaaagaaaggcaatgccaaagaatgctcaaaactaccacacaattgcacttatctcacatgctaacaagttcagttgagtcgctcagtcgtgtccgactcttttttgagtaatgctcaaaattctccaagccaggcttcaacaatacatgaactgagaacttcaggtgttcaagctggatttagaaaaggcagaggaaccagagatcaaattgccaacatccattgggccatcaaagcaagaaagttccagaaaaacatctacttctgctttattgactatgccagtgcctttgactgtgtggatcacaacagactgtggaaaattcttaaagagatgggaataccagaccaccttacctgcctcctgagaaatctgtgtgcaggtcaagaagcaacagttagaactagacatgaaacaacagactggttccaaatcaggaaaggagtatgtcaaggctgtatattgtcaccctgcttatttaacttatatgcagaatacatcatgggaaatgctgggctggatgaaatacaagctggaatcaagattgccaggagaaatatcaataacctcagatacacagatgacaccacccttatgacagaaagtgaagaagaactaaagagtctcttgatgaaaggggagagtgaaaaagtaggcttaaaactcaacattcaggaaactaagatcatggcatctggtcccgtcacttcatggcaaataaatggggaaaaagtggaaacagtgagagactattttcttgggctccaaaatcactgtagatggtgattgcagccatgaaatgtaaaaagacacttgctccttggaagaaaagctatgaccaacatagacagcatattaacaagcagcgacattacttagccaacaaaggtccatcttgtcaagctatggtttttcccatagtcatgtatggatatgagagctggactataaagaaagctgagcaccaaagaactgatgatgcttttgaactgtggtgttggagaagactcttgagagtcccttgtactgcaaggagatccaaccagtcagtcctcacggaaatcagtcctgaatattcattggaaggactgatgttgaagctgaagctccaatactttggccacctgatatgaagaactggcttcttggaaaagactctgatgctgcaaagattgaaggcaggagtagaagggtacgacagaggatgagatgattggatggcatcaccaactcgatggacatgagtttgagaaagctccaagagttggtgatggacagggaagcctggcctgctgcagtccatggggtcacaaagagttgaacacaactgagcaactgaactgaactgaatagatttTCAGTATATCTGACGAATAAATCTTGTGTTTTTATAATGTGTATCATTACGAACTTTATCTCCTGATCGCCCCTTTATTGAGAGAGGTATTTTAGTGTCCCAGTATGACGGTGGATATtaggttgttttttaaattcttttattttgaggCCATAGAACTGGATACACACAAATGTAGTCATTTTATATGCTTCTGACAAATTATCCTTTCGTTCTTATATAGTGTCTGTTCTTTTCCTGTTAATAAGGAtttattcccaacccaggaatcgaacctgggtctcccacattgtaggcagacactttaccagctgagccaccagggaattccctcacttGATATACATGTGAGCTATTGACctactgcatgcatgctaagttgcttcagtggtgtccaaccctttgtgaccctgtggacactgtagcctgccaggttcctctgtccaaggggttctccaggcaagaatacaggggtcggttgccatgccctcttccaggagatcttcctgatccagggattggaTCCACAtctctttaagtctcctgcattggcaggtgggttttttaccactagcgccacctgggaagccccaggataaCATTTTCTCCCTAccaattttaaagaaaaccagaaacaACTTAACCTTTCTTCATCACCATATTATTTATGATGTTCCTTGCAACACCAAGAGACATCTCCACAACATCCCTTGTGGGAGACAAAGAGACCTGGAGGGCCCCAGTGGCTATCCCAACCAAAGACACCAGCAGCCCTCACCTATCTCTCTGTTGCTCCTTGCTTTGCTTCTGTAATGATTTGTTCCCCAACCTGCTGGGCTATGAGGGATCTCATCCATAGAGACTGGTGGCTCAgtatttaatgaaaaatgaaaaggggGAGGGACATTCTGTTCTTATTCCCAAGAAATCTCAAGAAGGTTTCTCAAATCAGGTGGTAAAGCTCCTGGTCAGTGTGCTTGGGCTCTGGTGAATGCCACCACCTATCAACATGTAAGAGCATCTTTCTaaaaatcaaacttaaaaacaGGGATTGCCCCACCTTGGATATAGATTCTAGTTTCTCTGAGGTTGACAGGGCCATTCTAGAAAGGGAAGCTACTGCTCAGAGCAGGAGTCACTCAGGACCATCAGGAGCTTATCAGGTAAGTatcttaacaaaaataaaaaagggaaagacaggaaaccaaaagaaaaagtataaaggCTGGGGCTTTACAGGTTTACAGGCAGTACCCTCAACCCTTATCAAAAAAAGGggaaactttaaattttatgtacCAAGCAGTTGTGAAGTCCAGCAAATGTAATGCTGGTCTCAGCTTGCttactgattttaaaacaaaattaaataaataaataaaattcaaagaaaaatttgtCCCGGGACTCCCCAGACAGGCCTAGAGATGCCTGGCGTGTACCGATCCCTTCTGTTGGGGCCTCGAGGCCTGTCAGAACCAGGTCCAGAGGCCGCTACAGCAAAATGTAAGGGTGCCTCCACAGGGTCATTTTGGTTTCATCTTGTGCTCTGCTCTGCAAAAGCATCCAAAGCAACCTTTATGAGTTTTCTTCAAGAGGTGAGGAATTTCTGCCTTTAAAGTCATTGACTCCAACCCCATGTCCTCACGTCCTCACATCCTTACAGTCCTGGAGGTTCTGGTGAGCATTGGGGGAAAGTGGTGGTCCATATTTGGATATGTtaaaggttattgatatttaacaAAAAGAAGTTAACCTTTAGATACAGAAtgttaaaagaacttaaaaagcATGAAGAAAGTCTGTGGAAGAAGTgaataaacaaaagcaaattgAATGAAAATGGAATTGAAAAATAACATGAGAAGGTGGTTTTCTGAAGAGATTCATAAAATAGATGAATGTTGGACTAAATATGATGGGGCATTGCTCCTTGTCCAAGGCAAGGAGAGAGTGCAGAACTGTTTTGAGTGTTTCCAATGAAGAACTGTGGAG includes:
- the LOC122699465 gene encoding zinc finger protein 177-like isoform X6, with amino-acid sequence MVDMVRFTRSSCSEPCQTRRETHKRKNGCRIADNLVTGYHLCKHSPITEVAQEELRPEGRGILQSACTDGATQLNSKDVILMQNVPGEKTANGIKMVRFTRNDSCFLRLGELCEFQGIKTGAAPKQEETLEAPTHPGEKPLERNHCRKFFRKNYCLTRTRYCKGEKCYEYKEYGKDFGHPSTLRSHVSSHIGENILEFSDCGKTFNQESSLRKDFRTLTGEKSECNQHLMSFKLHSSFSVHEQIPTEEKLHECSDCGKRSSHSVHKKMCTMKESSKCNGHGKVFTGPLSLQICMRPHTGEKAYECRDCGKAFVFQSSLKKHVRSHTGEKPYECNHCGKSFSQSSHLNVHKRTHTGEKPYDCKECGKAFTVPSSLQKHMRTHTGEKPYECSDCGKAFIDQSSLKKHTRSHTGEKPYECNHCGKSFSTGSYLIVHKRAHTGEKTYACKECGKAFRNSSCLRVHMRTHTGEKPYKCIQCGKAFSTSTNLIMHKRIHTGQKLCE
- the LOC122699465 gene encoding zinc finger protein 177-like isoform X1; its protein translation is MSDKLFSSLHAQNPAKPGERHTKERMAAGLLTTWSQDLVTFEEVSVDFSQEEWALLAPAQKILYRDVMLENFRNLASVGYHLCKHSPITEVAQEELRPEGRGILQSACTDGATQLNSKDVILMQNVPGEKTANGIKMVRFTRNDSCFLRLGELCEFQGIKTGAAPKQEETLEAPTHPGEKPLERNHCRKFFRKNYCLTRTRYCKGEKCYEYKEYGKDFGHPSTLRSHVSSHIGENILEFSDCGKTFNQESSLRKDFRTLTGEKSECNQHLMSFKLHSSFSVHEQIPTEEKLHECSDCGKRSSHSVHKKMCTMKESSKCNGHGKVFTGPLSLQICMRPHTGEKAYECRDCGKAFVFQSSLKKHVRSHTGEKPYECNHCGKSFSQSSHLNVHKRTHTGEKPYDCKECGKAFTVPSSLQKHMRTHTGEKPYECSDCGKAFIDQSSLKKHTRSHTGEKPYECNHCGKSFSTGSYLIVHKRAHTGEKTYACKECGKAFRNSSCLRVHMRTHTGEKPYKCIQCGKAFSTSTNLIMHKRIHTGQKLCE
- the LOC122699465 gene encoding zinc finger protein 177-like isoform X5, which codes for MALLRLWLSVIEVWSSCSEPCQTRRETHKRKNGCRIADNLVTGYHLCKHSPITEVAQEELRPEGRGILQSACTDGATQLNSKDVILMQNVPGEKTANGIKMVRFTRNDSCFLRLGELCEFQGIKTGAAPKQEETLEAPTHPGEKPLERNHCRKFFRKNYCLTRTRYCKGEKCYEYKEYGKDFGHPSTLRSHVSSHIGENILEFSDCGKTFNQESSLRKDFRTLTGEKSECNQHLMSFKLHSSFSVHEQIPTEEKLHECSDCGKRSSHSVHKKMCTMKESSKCNGHGKVFTGPLSLQICMRPHTGEKAYECRDCGKAFVFQSSLKKHVRSHTGEKPYECNHCGKSFSQSSHLNVHKRTHTGEKPYDCKECGKAFTVPSSLQKHMRTHTGEKPYECSDCGKAFIDQSSLKKHTRSHTGEKPYECNHCGKSFSTGSYLIVHKRAHTGEKTYACKECGKAFRNSSCLRVHMRTHTGEKPYKCIQCGKAFSTSTNLIMHKRIHTGQKLCE
- the LOC122699465 gene encoding zinc finger protein 177-like isoform X2, giving the protein MSDKLFSNWEICLNTRRSAPQWNILNGKKSNMVDMVRFTRSSCSEPCQTRRETHKRKNGCRIADNLVTGYHLCKHSPITEVAQEELRPEGRGILQSACTDGATQLNSKDVILMQNVPGEKTANGIKMVRFTRNDSCFLRLGELCEFQGIKTGAAPKQEETLEAPTHPGEKPLERNHCRKFFRKNYCLTRTRYCKGEKCYEYKEYGKDFGHPSTLRSHVSSHIGENILEFSDCGKTFNQESSLRKDFRTLTGEKSECNQHLMSFKLHSSFSVHEQIPTEEKLHECSDCGKRSSHSVHKKMCTMKESSKCNGHGKVFTGPLSLQICMRPHTGEKAYECRDCGKAFVFQSSLKKHVRSHTGEKPYECNHCGKSFSQSSHLNVHKRTHTGEKPYDCKECGKAFTVPSSLQKHMRTHTGEKPYECSDCGKAFIDQSSLKKHTRSHTGEKPYECNHCGKSFSTGSYLIVHKRAHTGEKTYACKECGKAFRNSSCLRVHMRTHTGEKPYKCIQCGKAFSTSTNLIMHKRIHTGQKLCE
- the LOC122699465 gene encoding zinc finger protein 177-like isoform X4; the encoded protein is MSDKLFSSLHAQNPAKPGERHTKERMAAGLLTTWSQDLVTFEEVSVDFSQEEWALLAPAQKILYRDVMLENFRNLASVGYHLCKHSPITEVAQEELRPEGRGILQSACTDGATQLNSKDVILMQNVPGEKTANGIKMAPTHPGEKPLERNHCRKFFRKNYCLTRTRYCKGEKCYEYKEYGKDFGHPSTLRSHVSSHIGENILEFSDCGKTFNQESSLRKDFRTLTGEKSECNQHLMSFKLHSSFSVHEQIPTEEKLHECSDCGKRSSHSVHKKMCTMKESSKCNGHGKVFTGPLSLQICMRPHTGEKAYECRDCGKAFVFQSSLKKHVRSHTGEKPYECNHCGKSFSQSSHLNVHKRTHTGEKPYDCKECGKAFTVPSSLQKHMRTHTGEKPYECSDCGKAFIDQSSLKKHTRSHTGEKPYECNHCGKSFSTGSYLIVHKRAHTGEKTYACKECGKAFRNSSCLRVHMRTHTGEKPYKCIQCGKAFSTSTNLIMHKRIHTGQKLCE